The region AAGCGTTGATCGCGGCGATCGCGCGCGGCATCAAGGCAGGCGTCGTCATGATCACGATCGACAATCCGCTCGACGATGCCGAGCAGGACGCGGCCGGCATCTCGGTGCCGTTCGTCGGACCGAACAATCGCAAGGGCGCGTTGCAGGTCGGCAATTACCTTGCCGCGCGGTTGAATGCGGGCGACGAGGTCGGCATTATCGAAGGCAGTTCGGCGGACCGTAACGCACAGCAGCGCACCGCGGGTTGCAGGGACGCGATGAACGCGGCGGCCATCAAGGTGGTCGCGGTGCAGTCCGGCGAATGGGATTACGCCAAGGGCCGCGACGCCGCGGCAGCGATGCTCGGCGAGCATCCGCGCATTCGCGCGCTGCTGTGCGGCAACGACAACATGGCGATGGGCGCTGTCGACGCGGTGCGCGACGCCGGCCGCTCAGGCAGCGTCGCGATCACCGGCTATAACGACGTCGACGCGATCAAGCCGTTGATCGCCGATGGCCGCGTGCTGGCCACGATCGATCAATTCGCGGACCGCCAGGCCGTGTTCGGGCTCGACGTCGCATTGAAGGCCGTGACCGAGCATAGAAAGGAGAGTGATCTGTCGAGGGTGATCGAGACGCCGTTGCAACTGGTGACGGCGCCTCGGCGTTGAGATCGCGGATCGCGGACTCATCCGCCGCCTCATCCTCCACTCAATTCGTGCTGACCTTGTGCGGCTTGGTCGCCTTTTCGAGCTTGTTGTATTCGAACTCGGGCACGGACTTCAGCGCCTCCTTGGTGGCGCCCGCGAGGAACAGATTGCCGTCGCGGATCTCGAAGTGATCCACCGGAATCGCCACGTAGTGCTTGCCCATGCCGAGGAATCCGCCCACCGACACGACCGCGTAACTGGCCTTGCGATCCGGCGCGATGATCACGTCGTAGATGCTGCCGATCTTGTCGTTCAGATCGTTGTAGACCGGCTCGTCGACGAGTGCGCGACGCACGCTCCAGCCCTTGAGCAGCGCATTGGTTTGCTCGACGGTGCCGCCGAGCGGTTGCAGGCCGGCGAGTTGCGCCTGTGCGCCTTGCGATGCGCAGATTGCCGCGAGCGCGACCGCGCAGATCAATGTATTGGCTTTCATTTCGGCTCCTGATTGTCTGTTCGAGTGGGGATGCCGGGTGGTCCCGAGCGGGTTCCACGATGGTCCCGACGTGCAGCTTCCTGCCAGCAGAATGCGGTAGCACGTGGTGTGCCCGGATGGGCATCAAGCGTCATGGTCGGTTGCTCCGGACAGGCGCCCCGCGCCGCGAGAAGGATCGGGATTCGATGCCGCTGGGAACGTGCTCTGCCAACCGCCGCCCAGCGCCTTGAACAACGTCACGAGCGACACGGCGACCTCCGTCGAACTGACGGCAAGCGCGCGTTGCGTGGCGAGCAGATCCCGTTGCACGGTCAGCACATTCAGAAAATCCGCCGCCCCCGCCACGTATTGACGCTGCGCGTTGTCGAGCGCGATGCGGTTCTGTTCGACCGCTTCCGCAAGCCGCTCGCGGTGCACCTGGCGCGCGCTGTAATCGCTCATCGCGTCGTCGACCTCGTGCCATGCGTTCAACACCGTGCGCTGAAAGTCGAGGGCCGCCTGTTGCTGCTGCGCTTCGCGCAGCGCCAGCCGCCCCTTCAATCGGCCGCCTTCGAAGAGCGGCACGCTCAACGACGGACCGATGCCGAACATCCGCGAACTCCACTCGTCGAGATCGCCGGCGTGCAGGGCCTGCAAACTCAGATTGGCGGACAGCGTGACGCGCGGATAGAAGTCGCCGGCCGCCACGCCGATGGCGGCGGTCGCGGCATGCAGGCGCGCTTCGGCCGCGCGGATGTCCGGACGGCGTTCCGCGAGTTCCGACGGCAAGCCGGCGGGCACGTTCGCGGGCAACGCCGGCATCGGTGCGGCGGTGCGCAGTTCGCTCTCCAGCGTGCGCGGTGGCGCGGCGATCAGAAAGCTCAACGCGTTGACGAGACGTTTGCGTTGATTGTCGAGCAAGGGCAACTGCGCTTCGATCGTGCTGACCTGCGCGGCGGCCTCGGCCATGTCGAGGCGTGTCGCGACGCCATCGGCGAAACGGATTTTTGTCAGCGCGAGACTATGCCGCGCGATCTCCAGATTCTGCGTGACGATCTGCTGCTGCGCCTGCACGCCGCGCAATTGCAGATAGTCGCTCGTGGTTTCGGCCAGCGTGGCCAGCAACACGTCGCGGCGCAGATCGGCGTCCGCTTCGACGGTGGCGTCGGCGGCTTCGTTCGCGCGTCGCACGCGGCCCCACAGATCGAGTTCCCACGTGGCGTCGAGGCCCGGTTGCCACAGGTTGTAGTCGTGCTTGCCGTCGAACCCGGCGGCATCGAGCAGTCCGTTCCGGCTCGAACGCGCATGCTGATACGCCGCCGTGCCTTCGATGGCGGGCAGCGCGTCCGCGCCGCTCACGGCGCGCGCGGCGCGGGCTTGCAGCAGCCGTGCGCCGGCGGACTTGACGTCGAGGTTGTCGTTCGCGACGCGTGCGATCAGCGCGGATAGTTCGGCGTCGTGGAATGTGTCCCACCATGGCGCATCGAGCGCCCCGTCGACGATTCGCGAGGACGACGGCGAAGCGTGCGCCGATGAATTCGTGGCGGCAGGCTGATCCACATGCCAGCGCGCCGGCAGGCTGGCTACTGGACGATGGAAGTCCGGCCCGACCGTGCAGGCGGCAAGTGCCAGCAACGCGGTGCTCAACGCGATGCGCAAGATCGATGTGTTCATCGCGTTCATCGTGCGGCGACCTCGGTCTGGGTGGAAGCCGATCCGCCGCTAGTCCGTATCGTCGCTTCGACCGACATGCCGACGCGCAGCTTGCCGAGTTCCTGCTGACCGCCGTTCAACGCGATCTTGACCGGAATCCGCTGGACCACCTTGGTGAAATTGCCGGTCGCGTTGTCGGGCGCGATGGCCGCGAACGTGACGCCGGTCGCGGGCGCAAAACTGTCGACCTTGCCGCGCAACACCCTGCCCGGATACGTATCGACACGAATCTCCGCGAGCTGGCCGGGCGCCACGCCCGTCAATTGCGTTTCCTGAAAATTCGCCACGACGTAGGCCTGCTGCAACGGCACGACCGCGAGCAGCGGCGTGCCCGGCGTGACGTACGCGCCGACCCGCGCCGCGCGCTGGCCGACCACGCCGTCGATCGGCGCGACGATGCGGGTCCACGACAGGTTCAGACGCGCGGTATCGAGGGCCGCCTGCGCCTGCTGAAGCGCCGCGACGGCGCGCTCGCGCTGAGCGGCTAACACGGCGACTTGCTGTCTTGCGGCTTCCAGCCCGGCCGCATTGCGCGACACGTCGGCGAGCGCGGTGTCGGTGCGCGAGCGCGCCTGTTGGGCGTTCTGCGTGCTGCCGGCGCCGTGTTCCGCGAGATCGTTATAGCGCGCGTAGTCGGCGCGTGCGAACACCGCGCCCGCCTTCGCGGCGGACAGCGACGCGGCGGCCTGATCGATCGACGCGTGCTGTTGCACGATGCTGGCAGACACGTTGTCGATGGCCGCCTGGGCGGCCGCGACGTTGGCTTGCGCGGAAGCAACCGCCGCGGCGTAATCGCGATCGTCGATCTGCGCGAGCAACTGCCCCTTGTGGACGACCTGATTGTCGTCGACGGATAACGCGCTGATCTGGCCGGCCACACGCGGCGCGACCACGGTGAAATCGGCGCTCACGTAGGCGTCGTCGGTGCGGGGTCCGGCGGGACTGAACGCGCCGTACGCGAGCGCGGCGCACAGGCCGAGCAACGCGAGCGCCGCCGCGGCCAGCGCATGGATTTTTTTGTTAGACGGCAGTTTCGACTGCGGTTTCGATTTCGATTCAGACATGAGACGACCTTTCTGCTGGCTGGAACGGAGTAATGGATTCGTTCACGACGGAAGCGCCGCGGTGGGCGCGGGGGCCGGAGTAGCCGGAGCCGGCGCCGGCGCGCGCGGCGGATATACGCGCGTCGGCAACACCGCGGTCAGCACGATCAACCCGAGTGCGATGCAACCCATCAACCGGAACACATCCGCCGACGCGAGCACCAACGCCTGCTCGCGGATGCGCTGGTCGAGCAGCGCCAGCCATGCATGCGGATCGCAATGCAGGCACGCGAAGACGTTCTGCTGCATCGTCGCGAACGCATGCGGCCGATTGCCGAGCGCGTCGACCAATACGTTCGAATGGAAACGCTCGCGCATCGTCGTCAGGCCTTCGGTGACGCCCGTGCCGAGCACGGCGGCAAACCCCTTCACGGTGTTGAACCATGCCGACGCGAACGGACCTTCGGCAGGCGTCATGCCGTTGGTCGAGAGCATCAGCAGCGGAATCACCGCCATGGGTTGCGCGACGATCTGCAGGACTTGCAGCGCGTAGAAGTTCTCGCGGGTCCAGTCGGACGTCATGAAGCTGCCCGCGTAGCACGACAGCGCGATCAAGCCCAAGCCGCTTGCGAGTACCCAGCGGCAATCGACGCGGCGCAAATTGCAGAGGGCCGCGACGGCGGGCAGCGCGACGAGTTGCGGTAACGCGACGCACAGCGCGAGCGGCGCGAGTTGCAGCGGCCGGTAGCCGTGCGCTTCGATCAGATAGGCGGCCGGCAGGCCCGGCATGGCGACGAGGATCAGCAACACGCCGCCGAGCGTGAGCAGCGCATGCGTCAGATTGCGCCGCGCCAGCAACTGGATCTTGAAGAATGGCAACGGATGAAACCATTCGTTGACGAAGAACAGCATCAGCAAAACGGTCCCGCCGACGAGCAGCGCGCAGAGCCACGACGCGTCGGTCCAGCCGGCACGGGTGCCCTGTTCGAGCGCGACGACCAGCATCGTCATGGCGGGAAAACCGAGCAGCACGCCGCGCCAGTCGAATTGCCGGAAGCGTTCGAGACGCAGCGGGTCTTGCGGCAAGCCCCACGCGATCATGCAGACCGATACCAGCGCGAGCGGCACGATCTGCCAGAACAGAAAACGCCAGCCCACGTAGTCCGTCCATAACGCCGCGAGCGGCGTGCCGAGATTCGGCGCGAACGTCGCGGTCAACGCATAGGCCGCAAGGCCGTAGAGTTTGATGCCGGGCGGCAGGAAGCGCAGCGCGACGGTCATCAGCATCGGTGGAAGGCAGCCGCCGGCGAGGCCTTGCAACGCGCGCAACGAGAGTTGCGTGCCGAACGTCGACGCGAACGGCAATGCGATGCCCAGCAGCGCGAAGGCGATCACCGCGCCGATCGTGAAGCGCCGCAACGAAAACGTCGTCGAGCACCAGGGGGCGAACATCATCGCCGAGACCTGCGTCGCCTGATAGACCGTGCTCAGCCACGACGCGTCATCGCGGCCGATGCCCAGCGCGCCACGAATGTCGGCCATCGCGACTTCGGTGACGTGGTCGTTGAGTTGCGCGATGACCACCGCGATCAGCACGCCCGCGAGACCGACCATCACGCGTGTGTTGAAGGCAGCTCCGGTGGCACTGGGCGACGACGGCGCGTGCGTCGCGGTGAGCGTAAGCGCGGACGCCGGCACGGGTGGGACGACGGTATTCACGCGCGCCGCCTGTCTTGCCGACGGGGTGCGCTGCGTGCTTTGCAAAACGACATGATGCTGGCTCCAGCGATGGGACGGGTGCCAGTCTACGAATTGCCGATCGGTTCGAATATTGCGATTTTCGCAATCGATCAGTGCGTCCGGCGCACGCATCGTGTGGCGCGTTGTGGAGCAGGCGAGAATCGATCCGCCTACCGGCTCGCTACGCGCCGCAGACCTCGCGCACCACACGCCGCAGCCACTGATGCGCCGGATCGCTCTGAAAGCGCGGATGCCATGCCTGAATCACCACGATCGTTTCCAGCGGCATCGGAATCGGGAACGGACGCACGCGGATGCCGAGCGCCTGTGCCGCCGTCGCGACGTGTTCCGGCACGGCGGAGATCAGATCGGAGGCGCCCAGTGCGAACACGCCGTTATGAAACGACGGCACCACCAGCGACACCGTGCGCGCGAGACCGAGCGCCGCGAGCGCGCCGTCGATCGGGCCGGTGGCAAGACCGCGCCGTGACACGCTGATGTGGTCGCAGGCCGCGAAGCGCTGCGGCGTGATTTCTTCGTCGAAGATCGGATGATCGTCCCGCGCGAGGCCGACGATGGTCGTCGTGAACAGCGTCTGCATATGAATGTCCGGCCCTAGCGGCCGCATCGACGTGATCAGCAGGTCCGTATTGCCTTCGAGCACGACGTGCGCGTCGATGTCGTTGGCGGGTTCGAAGCGCAGCACCGAACGCGGCGCTTCGCGTCTGACACGATCGAGCACGGCGCCGCCGAAGGGGCTGGTGAACGTATCGTTGGCTTGCAGGTTGAAACGCCGCTCCAGCGTGGCGATGTCGAAGTCGCGCTCGGGTTGCAGCAGCCGTACCGCGCTTTCCACCGACGCGCGCACCTGGTCGCGTAGCGCGAGCGCGCGCGGCGTGGGCACCATGCGCCGGCCGATCTTGACGAGGATCGGGTCGCCGACGGCGTCGCGAATCCGCGCGAGCGTGCGGCTCATGGCGGGCGCGCTCAGATGCATGCGTTGCGCGGCGCCGACCACGGAGCCTTCTTCGAGCAGCGCGTCCAGCGCGATCAGCAGATTGAGGTCAGGTAGCTGCATGGCACGCAACGATGGTGAACGAGGCGTGCAGTTTGAAGCAGGATGGGAATGGGTGCAGGGAAACTGGCGAATGGGCTGCGGGTGGATTCAAAAGCCGCCTATTGCGCTCCGCCTCGCACCGCCGGTTGCGACACCGGATCGACGTGCGCCGATTGCCTGACCAGTTCCTGCGTCATCGCCGCGCCGACCGCGGTCGAGCCGTGCGGATACTGTCCATCGCGTGCCGGTGTTTGCGATTGCGGCGACTGCATCGCGCCCGGCGGCATCGGCAATGAAGGGTCGGGTTTCGACGATTCCTTCACGAGCGCCGCCGTCATCGCCGCGGCAACCGTGTTCGAACCTTGACGGCTCAAGTCGCCGCTTGCATGGGCGTTCGGCTGGACGGCATACGCATTCGCCGGCGCGCCGTGTGAATTCGCCTGCACATTGGCGGCCATTGCAGCCTTCGGTTCGGCAGGCGCATGCACGGCCGCCGAGCGGCTCGTATGCACCGGCGGTTGATGCGGCGGCAGCGGCGCCGTCGCGATCGCGCCCGTATTCGCCGGCGGCGTGGGCGCGTCGGGCAGCACACTGCCGCCCACCACGTGGGTATCGCTCGCACGAGGGCTGGCCGGCACCGCGCCGATCGTGCTGGCCGATGAATCGAGCGAACCGGTGGACGGCGCGAGCGGACGCTCGGCGTCGGCTTGTTCGACCGCGACCGTGCCGTTCGCCGCTTTCGTGCGTTCGCCTCTCGGCACCAGCAGATAAGCCGCAACGGCGAGGTCGATCAGCACCAGCCCGATAATCAATGCTTTGCCTGTATTCGTCATATCCAACCGCCGGGTGTCGCTCGCTGAGAACGCTTAATGATAGTCGAGTGGGTGTGACACCTCCGGGACCGGCCGGTTCAATGGCGCCCTGCTCGAGCGCCGCGAGCGATGACAACGCAGACCGGCGCGCACCGCGATGAAGCATGCCTCTGCATGCAAAAGATAAATATTGAATCGATATAAACATATCGAAATAGAATAATTCTCACGGCCCGGCTTCGTCGCTACGCTTGCATCCAGTTTCGCCAGCGAGGGCATATGGCCGTTTCCGTTCCAGCATCGTTTTCCGCATTCACCGCGCGGCGGCGCGCACTCAAATGGTTGAGCGCGGCGCCTGCGTCGCTCGCCGTGGGCGGCACGCTTTCGGCACTCTCCGCGTTGTCCGCGCGCGATGCGTTAGCGGCCGACAGCGCGTCCACGACCACGCTCGTGCTCGGCGATCAAGCCGGCGGCACGCGTGCGCTCGCCGAAGCGGCCAAGGTGCTCGACGGCACGCCGTACGCGTTTCGCTGGGCCAATTTTCAGGGCGCGGCGCCGCTCTTCGAAGCGCAGCGCGCGGGCGCGGTCGATCTCGCGCCGGCCGGCGATCTGCCCGTGCTCGCGGCGGCCGTCGGCGATCCCACGCTGAAGATCGTCGCGACGCGGGTCGGTTCGGGCGCGCAACTCGGCATTCTGGTCGCGCCGGATTCGAAGCTGCGCAGCGTCGCGGATCTGAAGGGCCGCACGGTGTTTGTATCGTCCGCACGCGGCAGCATTTCGCAATTCCAGCTGTACGGCGCGCTCGCCGAAGCGGGACTGTCGAAGGACGACGTCAGCGTGCGGTTCATTCTGCCCGTGGATGCATTCGCCGCTTTCGCGTCCGGCTCGATCGACGTGTGGGCCACGTTCGATCCGTATTACGGCATCGCCGTGCAACGCGGCGCGCGGATTCTGCGCGACGGCAGCGGTATCAACAGCGGTCTCGGTTTCATCACCGCATCGGGCGCGGCGCTCGCGGATGCGCGCAAGCGCGCCGCGATAGCGGACGTGCTGACGAGACTGCAGCGCGCCGGCGATTGGGCGCTGGCCCATCCCGACGAGTACGCGCAAATCTACGCGACGCTCACGCGCTCGCCGCTCGATGCCGCGAAGCGCATCACGCAGCGCGCGTCGCTGAAACAGCATTTCGTCAACGACGCCGACATTGCCGCACTTCAAAAGGTCGCCGACAGCGCGAACCGCGACGCGATCCTGCCGCGACGCATCGACGTGCGCGCGATTTCCGACACTCACATTGCGAACGTTTGACGTCTGCCTCAGGAGAATGCCTCGACATGTCCACGCAATTGCAATCACTCGAACTCGGCGGTCTTCACGCGAGTGAGGCGGCGTCCGGGTCGCATCATCGCAAGCTGATCGTTCCCGCGCTGGCGGCGCTCGCGTGGTTCGGCGGCGCGGCGCTCACGCAGTGGTGGCCGAGTCTCGACGACTGGCCTTATACGCGCGAGTTGCTGATCCTTGAAATTGCGCTGGGCCTGGTGTCGGCGGCGCTCGGGGTGACGGGCTGGCGTCTGGCCACGCGCCGGGTGCAGGCGCGACCAGCCGACATCCCGGCCGAGGCAACCCGCATCGACAACTGGATCGCCGTCGCGCCGTGGCTGCTTGCACTCGCATTGGGTTTCAGCGGCTGGGAAATCGTCACCGCGAAACTCGAATGGCTGCCGCGTCCGTTCTTCGCACCGCCGCAAGCGTTGATCGCGGTGTTCTTCGACGATCTGCCGCGACTGTCGGCCAGCGTCGTGCATTCGTTCGGCCTGCTGGCCTACGGTTATCTGCTCGGCGCGCTGACGGGTTTCGTGGTCGGCGTGAGCATCGGCTGGTCGCGCGCGGTCGGTTACTGGCTGCATCCCGTGCTGCGTCTGATCGGGCCGTTGCCGGCCACCGCGTGGCTGCCGCTGGCGTTCTTCTTCTTTCCGTCGAGCTTCAGCGCGAGCGTATTTCTGATTGCGCTGGCCAGCGCGTTTCCGGTTGCCGTGCTGACGTGGTCCGGCGTCGCGAGCGTGAATCCCGCGTATTACGACGTGGCCCGCACACTCGGCGCGCGGCCGTCGTTCCTGATTCTGAAGGTGGCGATTCCGGCCGCGTTGCCGTCGGTTTTCGTCGGCCTGTTCATGGGGCTCGGCGCGTCGTTCTCGGTATTGATCGTCGCGGAGATGATGGGCGTGAAGGCCGGGCTCGGCTGGTATCTGCAATGGGCGCAGGGGTGGGCCGCTTACTCGAACATGTACGCGGGGCTGCTCGTAATGGCGCTGATGTGCTCGGGGTTGATCACCGTGCTGTTTCGTGTGCGTGACCGTTTGCTGGTCTGGCAAAAAGGATTGCTCAAATGGTAGCCGTTGCGTCTGCATCCATTCCCGCGTCTGCTTCTCCTGATCTCGCGCAGGCAAAGCATGGCGCGCGCATCGACGTGCGCAACGTCAGTCATCGTTTCGCGCTGCGCGGCGCCGCGCTGCCGGTGCTCGACGACGTCAGCCTGACGGTCGAACCCGGCGAATGCGTCGCGTTGCTGGGGCCGAGCGGTTGCGGCAAGTCGACGCTGCTGCGGCTCGTCGCGGGGCTCGACAAGCCGGCGCACGGCAGCGTGCATGCCGATGGTGAGCCGGTGAACGGTCCCGCGCCTTCGCGTGTGGTCGTGTTCCAGGACCCGACATTGTTTCCGTGGCGCACGGTGCGCGACAACGTTGGACTTGGGCCCGATGCGCAGCGGCGGAATACGAAGCGAGCGGAAGGCGGCCGAGACACGGCAGGGGCCAAACACCCGGGGCATTCGCCGCAAGCGGTGCCCGCGCGCAGCGTGCGCGAACGGGTCGACGCGGCGCTCGAACTCGTCGGCCTCACGCAGTTCGCGGATGCGTTTCCGCATCAACTGTCGGGCGGTATGGCGCAGCGGGCGGCGCTGGCGCGCGCGCTCGTCAACGATCCGCAATTGCTCGTGCTCGACGAGCCGTTCGGCAAGCTCGATTCGCTCACGCGTCTGCGCATGCAGGGCGAACTCGTGCGGCTGTGGCAGGCCGCGCGTTTTTCGGTGCTGCTGGTCACGCACGACGTGGAAGAAGCGCTGGTCGTCGCGAATCGCGTGATCGTGTTGAGCGAGCGTCCGGCGCGCGTGATCGCGCAGGTACGCAACGACGCACCGTATCCCCGCCATCGCGACGATCCGAAGCTGGTCGCGCTACGCCGTGAAGTGCTCGCGCAACTCGGCCTCGACGCATGAGTGCAGCGAAACAAGACACACCCGACGACCTCCCCACACCACCACACGCCAGGACCTCCTCATGAAACTCACCGACGATGCCGCGCGGACCGACATCGCAGCGGCCGACACCGCCGTCCCAATCGAATCAGCCGCCACGACGTTGAACGCGCGCGCCGACTCGCTCGCCGGCTTCGATAAGCCGGCCAATCCGACGCGCCGCGCGTGGCTGCGCAAAAGCTCGTGGCTGGCCGGCGCGGCCGCGCTGGGCGGCGCGTCGTTCAGCCTGCCTGCCACGCGCGCATTCGCCGACGGCAACCTCAAGCCGCTCAAGCTCTCGTGGAATGCCGGCGCGATCTGCACGGCGCCGGTCGCGGTGGCGTTGAAGGAAGGCTTCTTCCAGCGCCACGGCCTGCAGGTCGAGCTGGTCAATTTCGCCGGCTCGACGGACCAGTTG is a window of Paraburkholderia sp. D15 DNA encoding:
- a CDS encoding substrate-binding domain-containing protein produces the protein MTQNRSGSEHHRAQGRDAAPRSASRRRIVFAGALGAWGAAGLAISPPLFALPDSPLKIGLVLKSLADPFTVAMQNAARNYQQHYASQFALTIRGTATQGDTAVQIRMVDDMIRAKMNAIVVAPTDSKALIAAIARGIKAGVVMITIDNPLDDAEQDAAGISVPFVGPNNRKGALQVGNYLAARLNAGDEVGIIEGSSADRNAQQRTAGCRDAMNAAAIKVVAVQSGEWDYAKGRDAAAAMLGEHPRIRALLCGNDNMAMGAVDAVRDAGRSGSVAITGYNDVDAIKPLIADGRVLATIDQFADRQAVFGLDVALKAVTEHRKESDLSRVIETPLQLVTAPRR
- a CDS encoding PRC-barrel domain-containing protein encodes the protein MKANTLICAVALAAICASQGAQAQLAGLQPLGGTVEQTNALLKGWSVRRALVDEPVYNDLNDKIGSIYDVIIAPDRKASYAVVSVGGFLGMGKHYVAIPVDHFEIRDGNLFLAGATKEALKSVPEFEYNKLEKATKPHKVSTN
- a CDS encoding efflux transporter outer membrane subunit; the encoded protein is MNTSILRIALSTALLALAACTVGPDFHRPVASLPARWHVDQPAATNSSAHASPSSSRIVDGALDAPWWDTFHDAELSALIARVANDNLDVKSAGARLLQARAARAVSGADALPAIEGTAAYQHARSSRNGLLDAAGFDGKHDYNLWQPGLDATWELDLWGRVRRANEAADATVEADADLRRDVLLATLAETTSDYLQLRGVQAQQQIVTQNLEIARHSLALTKIRFADGVATRLDMAEAAAQVSTIEAQLPLLDNQRKRLVNALSFLIAAPPRTLESELRTAAPMPALPANVPAGLPSELAERRPDIRAAEARLHAATAAIGVAAGDFYPRVTLSANLSLQALHAGDLDEWSSRMFGIGPSLSVPLFEGGRLKGRLALREAQQQQAALDFQRTVLNAWHEVDDAMSDYSARQVHRERLAEAVEQNRIALDNAQRQYVAGAADFLNVLTVQRDLLATQRALAVSSTEVAVSLVTLFKALGGGWQSTFPAASNPDPSRGAGRLSGATDHDA
- a CDS encoding HlyD family secretion protein, giving the protein MSESKSKPQSKLPSNKKIHALAAAALALLGLCAALAYGAFSPAGPRTDDAYVSADFTVVAPRVAGQISALSVDDNQVVHKGQLLAQIDDRDYAAAVASAQANVAAAQAAIDNVSASIVQQHASIDQAAASLSAAKAGAVFARADYARYNDLAEHGAGSTQNAQQARSRTDTALADVSRNAAGLEAARQQVAVLAAQRERAVAALQQAQAALDTARLNLSWTRIVAPIDGVVGQRAARVGAYVTPGTPLLAVVPLQQAYVVANFQETQLTGVAPGQLAEIRVDTYPGRVLRGKVDSFAPATGVTFAAIAPDNATGNFTKVVQRIPVKIALNGGQQELGKLRVGMSVEATIRTSGGSASTQTEVAAR
- a CDS encoding MFS transporter → MNTVVPPVPASALTLTATHAPSSPSATGAAFNTRVMVGLAGVLIAVVIAQLNDHVTEVAMADIRGALGIGRDDASWLSTVYQATQVSAMMFAPWCSTTFSLRRFTIGAVIAFALLGIALPFASTFGTQLSLRALQGLAGGCLPPMLMTVALRFLPPGIKLYGLAAYALTATFAPNLGTPLAALWTDYVGWRFLFWQIVPLALVSVCMIAWGLPQDPLRLERFRQFDWRGVLLGFPAMTMLVVALEQGTRAGWTDASWLCALLVGGTVLLMLFFVNEWFHPLPFFKIQLLARRNLTHALLTLGGVLLILVAMPGLPAAYLIEAHGYRPLQLAPLALCVALPQLVALPAVAALCNLRRVDCRWVLASGLGLIALSCYAGSFMTSDWTRENFYALQVLQIVAQPMAVIPLLMLSTNGMTPAEGPFASAWFNTVKGFAAVLGTGVTEGLTTMRERFHSNVLVDALGNRPHAFATMQQNVFACLHCDPHAWLALLDQRIREQALVLASADVFRLMGCIALGLIVLTAVLPTRVYPPRAPAPAPATPAPAPTAALPS
- a CDS encoding LysR family transcriptional regulator → MQLPDLNLLIALDALLEEGSVVGAAQRMHLSAPAMSRTLARIRDAVGDPILVKIGRRMVPTPRALALRDQVRASVESAVRLLQPERDFDIATLERRFNLQANDTFTSPFGGAVLDRVRREAPRSVLRFEPANDIDAHVVLEGNTDLLITSMRPLGPDIHMQTLFTTTIVGLARDDHPIFDEEITPQRFAACDHISVSRRGLATGPIDGALAALGLARTVSLVVPSFHNGVFALGASDLISAVPEHVATAAQALGIRVRPFPIPMPLETIVVIQAWHPRFQSDPAHQWLRRVVREVCGA
- a CDS encoding ABC transporter substrate-binding protein; the encoded protein is MAVSVPASFSAFTARRRALKWLSAAPASLAVGGTLSALSALSARDALAADSASTTTLVLGDQAGGTRALAEAAKVLDGTPYAFRWANFQGAAPLFEAQRAGAVDLAPAGDLPVLAAAVGDPTLKIVATRVGSGAQLGILVAPDSKLRSVADLKGRTVFVSSARGSISQFQLYGALAEAGLSKDDVSVRFILPVDAFAAFASGSIDVWATFDPYYGIAVQRGARILRDGSGINSGLGFITASGAALADARKRAAIADVLTRLQRAGDWALAHPDEYAQIYATLTRSPLDAAKRITQRASLKQHFVNDADIAALQKVADSANRDAILPRRIDVRAISDTHIANV
- a CDS encoding ABC transporter permease subunit, encoding MSTQLQSLELGGLHASEAASGSHHRKLIVPALAALAWFGGAALTQWWPSLDDWPYTRELLILEIALGLVSAALGVTGWRLATRRVQARPADIPAEATRIDNWIAVAPWLLALALGFSGWEIVTAKLEWLPRPFFAPPQALIAVFFDDLPRLSASVVHSFGLLAYGYLLGALTGFVVGVSIGWSRAVGYWLHPVLRLIGPLPATAWLPLAFFFFPSSFSASVFLIALASAFPVAVLTWSGVASVNPAYYDVARTLGARPSFLILKVAIPAALPSVFVGLFMGLGASFSVLIVAEMMGVKAGLGWYLQWAQGWAAYSNMYAGLLVMALMCSGLITVLFRVRDRLLVWQKGLLKW
- a CDS encoding ABC transporter ATP-binding protein yields the protein MVAVASASIPASASPDLAQAKHGARIDVRNVSHRFALRGAALPVLDDVSLTVEPGECVALLGPSGCGKSTLLRLVAGLDKPAHGSVHADGEPVNGPAPSRVVVFQDPTLFPWRTVRDNVGLGPDAQRRNTKRAEGGRDTAGAKHPGHSPQAVPARSVRERVDAALELVGLTQFADAFPHQLSGGMAQRAALARALVNDPQLLVLDEPFGKLDSLTRLRMQGELVRLWQAARFSVLLVTHDVEEALVVANRVIVLSERPARVIAQVRNDAPYPRHRDDPKLVALRREVLAQLGLDA